One Alkaliphilus sp. B6464 genomic window carries:
- a CDS encoding class I SAM-dependent methyltransferase — translation MSQNIYDNDVFFEKYRELRNNQNNYNTLIEQPAIKALIPDLKGKTVLDLGCGYGNNCIDFIKKGALSVVGIDISHKMLEVARKENSNELVEYMLMDMNEIGGLTQKFDLVFSSLAFHYVKDFKKLLYDIRVLLNDGGILLYSQEHPYTTAPKIGPTWTKDEFGNKIHYNLSDYMHSGKRHSKWFIDNVEKYHRPISEVINSIISEGFIINSIVEPVPDKYALDRRPDFKDEFDKTTCIIIKATKA, via the coding sequence ATGAGTCAAAATATATATGATAATGATGTATTTTTTGAAAAATATAGGGAGCTTAGAAATAACCAAAATAATTATAATACCCTTATAGAACAACCAGCGATAAAAGCATTGATTCCTGATTTAAAAGGAAAAACAGTTCTTGATTTGGGTTGTGGATATGGAAACAATTGTATTGACTTTATTAAGAAAGGTGCATTATCAGTTGTAGGCATAGATATTTCTCATAAGATGCTTGAAGTTGCAAGAAAAGAAAATTCAAATGAATTAGTAGAATATATGCTTATGGATATGAATGAAATCGGAGGTTTAACCCAAAAGTTTGATTTAGTTTTTAGTTCTTTGGCATTTCATTATGTAAAAGATTTTAAAAAGCTATTGTATGATATTAGAGTTTTGCTGAATGATGGTGGAATTTTGCTATATTCTCAAGAGCATCCATACACAACAGCACCTAAAATTGGCCCTACCTGGACAAAGGATGAGTTTGGAAACAAAATTCATTATAATTTATCTGATTATATGCATAGTGGGAAACGACATTCAAAATGGTTTATTGATAATGTTGAAAAATACCATCGTCCAATATCAGAGGTCATTAATTCAATAATATCTGAAGGGTTTATAATTAATAGTATAGTTGAGCCTGTTCCGGATAAATATGCTTTAGATAGAAGACCCGACTTTAAAGATGAATTTGATAAGACTACTTGTATTATTATAAAAGCAACAAAAGCCTAA